A part of Streptomyces sp. DSM 40750 genomic DNA contains:
- a CDS encoding RecQ family ATP-dependent DNA helicase yields MDHLELRTEADAILAELVGDPGGSARLREDQWQAVAALVEERRRALVVQRTGWGKSAVYFVATALLRRRGSGPTVIISPLLALMRNQVESAARAGIQARTINSANPEEWDTIYGEVERGETDVLLVSPERLNSVDFRDQVLPKLAATTGLLVVDEAHCISDWGHDFRPDYRRLRTMLAELPEGVPVLATTATANARVTADVAEQLGTGGGDALVLRGPLDRESLRLAVLELPNAAHRLAWLGERLGDLPGSGIIYTLTVAAAEEVAAFLRQRGYPVASYTGKTENADRLQAEEDLLANRVKALVATSALGMGFDKPDLGFVVHLGSPSSPIAYYQQVGRAGRGVDHADVLLLPGREDEAIWAYFASVGFPPEEQVRRTLTVLEEAGRPLSLPALEPLVDLRRSRLETMLKVLDVDGAVKRVKGGWTATGQPWAYDTERYAWVAKQRAAEQQAMRDYVATAGCRMEFLQRQLDDEKAVPCGRCDSCAGPWLDPAVSPGALAAATGELDRPGVEVEPRKMWPTGLAAVGVDLKGRIPAGQQAVTGRALGRLSDIGWGNRLRPLLSEQAVDGPVPDDVLAAVVTVVADWARSPGGWASGSPDAVARPVGIVAMPSRTRPQLVASLAGGVARVGRLPLLGSLAYTPHAGEHAAHRSNSAQRLRALAASFTVPDELAAALAATPGPVLLVDDYTDSGWTLAVGARLLRQAGTGEVLPLVLAAAG; encoded by the coding sequence GGCAGGCGGTGGCGGCTCTGGTGGAGGAGCGCCGGCGGGCGTTGGTGGTGCAGCGGACCGGCTGGGGCAAGTCGGCGGTGTACTTCGTTGCCACCGCTCTGCTGCGGCGGCGTGGCTCCGGCCCGACGGTGATCATCTCGCCACTGCTGGCGCTGATGCGTAACCAGGTCGAGTCGGCGGCGCGCGCCGGGATCCAGGCGCGGACCATCAACTCGGCCAATCCGGAGGAGTGGGACACCATCTACGGGGAGGTCGAGCGCGGCGAGACCGACGTTCTCCTCGTAAGTCCGGAACGCCTCAATTCCGTGGATTTCCGCGATCAGGTGCTGCCCAAGTTGGCGGCCACGACCGGTCTGCTGGTGGTCGATGAGGCGCACTGTATTTCCGACTGGGGGCACGATTTCCGGCCTGACTACCGGCGGCTGCGGACGATGCTGGCGGAGTTGCCGGAGGGTGTGCCGGTGCTGGCCACGACGGCGACCGCGAACGCGCGGGTGACCGCTGATGTGGCCGAGCAGTTGGGGACGGGGGGCGGGGACGCTCTGGTTCTGCGGGGGCCGCTGGACCGGGAGAGCCTGAGGTTGGCGGTGCTGGAGTTGCCGAATGCGGCGCATCGGCTGGCGTGGCTGGGGGAGCGGCTGGGGGATCTGCCGGGTTCGGGGATCATCTACACGCTGACGGTGGCGGCGGCGGAGGAGGTCGCGGCGTTCCTGCGGCAGCGCGGGTACCCGGTGGCTTCCTACACGGGGAAGACGGAGAACGCCGACCGGTTGCAGGCGGAGGAGGATCTGCTGGCGAACCGGGTGAAGGCACTGGTCGCCACTTCCGCGCTGGGGATGGGCTTTGACAAGCCGGACCTGGGGTTTGTGGTGCATCTGGGGTCGCCCTCGTCCCCGATTGCCTACTACCAGCAGGTGGGGCGGGCGGGGCGTGGTGTGGACCATGCGGATGTGCTGCTGCTGCCGGGGCGGGAGGACGAGGCGATCTGGGCGTACTTCGCTTCGGTGGGCTTCCCGCCCGAGGAACAGGTGCGCCGCACGCTGACGGTACTGGAGGAGGCGGGTCGTCCGTTGTCGCTGCCGGCGTTGGAGCCGCTGGTGGATCTTCGGCGCTCGCGCCTGGAGACGATGCTGAAGGTCCTGGACGTGGACGGTGCGGTCAAGCGCGTGAAGGGGGGCTGGACCGCCACAGGGCAGCCGTGGGCGTACGACACCGAGCGCTACGCCTGGGTCGCCAAACAGCGGGCCGCCGAGCAGCAGGCCATGCGGGACTATGTGGCGACCGCGGGGTGCCGGATGGAGTTCCTGCAGCGGCAGCTGGACGACGAGAAGGCAGTCCCGTGCGGTCGCTGCGACTCCTGCGCCGGGCCCTGGCTCGATCCGGCCGTCTCGCCCGGGGCCCTGGCGGCTGCGACCGGCGAGCTGGACCGCCCGGGGGTCGAGGTCGAGCCTCGCAAGATGTGGCCGACCGGGCTCGCCGCGGTCGGGGTCGACCTCAAGGGCCGTATCCCCGCGGGCCAGCAGGCGGTCACGGGGCGAGCGTTGGGCAGGCTGTCCGACATCGGCTGGGGCAACCGCCTGCGCCCGCTCCTGTCGGAGCAGGCCGTGGACGGGCCCGTCCCGGACGACGTGCTGGCCGCCGTCGTGACGGTGGTGGCCGACTGGGCCCGCTCGCCGGGCGGCTGGGCCAGCGGCTCTCCTGACGCGGTGGCGCGGCCGGTGGGCATCGTCGCCATGCCGTCCCGTACCCGCCCGCAACTGGTCGCCTCACTGGCCGGGGGCGTGGCCCGGGTCGGCAGGCTTCCGCTGCTGGGCAGCCTCGCCTACACCCCGCATGCGGGCGAGCACGCGGCGCACCGCAGCAACTCCGCCCAGCGGCTGCGCGCCCTGGCCGCCTCCTTCACCGTGCCCGACGAACTCGCCGCCGCCCTGGCCGCCACCCCCGGCCCGGTCCTGCTCGTCGACGACTACACCGACTCCGGCTGGACCCTGGCCGTAGGCGCACGCCTCCTGCGCCAGGCCGGAACCGGCGAGGTTCTTCCACTGGTCCTCGCTGCCGCCGGCTGA
- a CDS encoding DUF4192 domain-containing protein — MTNHSEAAGTSGNSDISGQNGCGGSAESSAYLGHGAAARSPGEHQVTLRTPAELADALPYLLGYRPEDSIVLVALHDRDARGRFGGRARLGIPAQTDDWPSVAQQLAHGLVTGSERRGAKPASMVAFLCQDPASGESARDVMERLRPLAQLLRRTCGSLDVPVVEALCISDGRFWSYCCPGNGCCSPDGEAMGLPGTSVLAAAATYAGLQVRGTLKEMRARLLPWETAAALQQEAALDAAQSALIPRILDAESRADVAEETLAVAQRIMGRLADTPTVLGTLDADLRDDEIVGHDDAATLILGLQDRATRDRAAEWMEGDEAGPALRLWRVLARRCVGPYGEHAAAPLTLVGWVAWSSGDELEAREALAMALAADPDYLFARLLHQACNEGLDPESIRRCLRAERRGRDLTTATAGAGADSEPSLADQSPGVEGASDQPCVATGSRRRRRSRAEGNPDARTTRRSPGTTRARRARSIDGHSLAHRRPGHAADGPSGRARVRRSGGAQATEGDT; from the coding sequence ATGACGAATCACAGCGAAGCAGCCGGGACCTCCGGCAACAGTGACATCAGCGGGCAGAACGGATGCGGAGGGAGCGCCGAGTCCTCCGCGTACCTGGGGCACGGCGCGGCCGCCCGGTCTCCCGGCGAACATCAGGTCACCCTCCGCACACCGGCCGAGCTCGCCGACGCCTTGCCGTACCTGCTCGGATACCGCCCCGAGGACAGCATCGTCCTCGTCGCGCTGCACGACCGCGACGCCCGGGGACGGTTCGGCGGGCGCGCACGGCTCGGCATCCCGGCCCAGACGGACGACTGGCCTTCCGTGGCCCAGCAGCTGGCCCACGGCCTGGTGACCGGAAGTGAACGCCGGGGCGCCAAACCGGCGAGCATGGTCGCCTTCCTCTGCCAGGACCCGGCGAGCGGTGAGTCGGCACGCGACGTCATGGAGCGCCTGCGGCCACTGGCTCAGCTGCTGCGCAGGACCTGCGGCAGCCTCGACGTCCCGGTGGTGGAGGCCCTGTGCATCTCCGACGGCCGCTTCTGGTCCTACTGCTGCCCGGGCAACGGATGTTGCTCACCCGACGGGGAAGCGATGGGGCTGCCGGGTACCTCCGTGCTGGCCGCCGCCGCGACCTACGCCGGCCTTCAAGTGCGCGGCACCCTGAAGGAGATGCGGGCCAGGCTCCTGCCGTGGGAGACCGCGGCAGCGCTGCAGCAGGAGGCCGCTCTCGATGCCGCCCAGTCCGCCCTCATCCCGCGGATCCTGGACGCGGAGAGCCGGGCGGACGTGGCCGAGGAGACGCTCGCCGTGGCGCAACGCATCATGGGGCGCTTGGCGGACACCCCGACCGTGTTGGGCACACTGGACGCGGACCTCCGCGACGACGAAATCGTCGGGCACGACGACGCAGCCACCCTGATCCTCGGACTCCAGGACCGCGCCACCCGCGACCGAGCCGCCGAGTGGATGGAGGGCGACGAAGCCGGCCCCGCCCTCCGCCTCTGGCGCGTGCTGGCCCGGCGCTGTGTCGGCCCCTACGGCGAGCACGCCGCCGCCCCGCTCACACTCGTCGGCTGGGTCGCCTGGTCCTCCGGCGATGAACTGGAGGCCCGCGAAGCCCTGGCCATGGCCCTCGCGGCAGACCCCGACTATCTCTTCGCCCGCCTCCTGCACCAGGCCTGCAACGAAGGCCTCGACCCCGAGTCCATTCGCCGCTGCCTGCGAGCGGAGCGCAGGGGACGCGACCTGACTACCGCCACTGCGGGCGCCGGCGCCGACAGCGAACCGAGCCTCGCCGACCAGTCTCCCGGCGTGGAAGGGGCCTCGGACCAGCCCTGCGTGGCCACCGGCTCCCGGCGTCGGCGCAGGTCCCGCGCGGAAGGGAACCCCGATGCCCGCACCACCAGGCGATCGCCCGGCACGACCCGTGCCCGCCGCGCGCGTTCCATCGACGGCCACTCGCTCGCCCATCGGCGGCCGGGGCATGCGGCCGACGGCCCGAGCGGTCGGGCACGGGTCCGCCGCAGTGGCGGGGCGCAAGCCACGGAGGGGGATACGTGA
- a CDS encoding glycogen debranching N-terminal domain-containing protein → MSLPSLPNAYDDVPSFRRSTQPSTRAREDNTGAPRTDLRDPTPRPAGSRSGSPSGLVSTPTGTGGSPGPPPTGAGGPSAPQAPPAAPRRPRELPPAHATLICVALPGLAISTEQGQLTGTGLEGFYRAGRRMLSRCQVRVAGREPLAVQARMVTADRARFMGTLRMAADAGPDPDVMVERTRYADGTERITLHSTARRPLRLPVEVSLGTDLAELGAVASGSAGPELPASVHDAGLRWSCVNGHSTVTAHPPPADALASAGLLRWELELPPGGTRSVELRVRPDGAGPLRPVGRGATSPLAQVQAAGDDQAAQTLLHTCLEDLEALLLRDPQNPSDTHLAAGAPWRCGMAPADALAAARMTLPLGTRLAAGTLRTLARTQIAGPEAQSGMIPGPRRDAGAHLPPGCTGTDATLLFPVLLAEARRWGLSEQETEELLPTAERCLRWLRAAAGSGTYLPDPRPGGPLRCETQAHAHRAALLGADLLDTYGRPGGAELRDWARELRTRFAADFWVEDRGGGRPAAARTPDGHLVPHLGAGAAHLLDTGLLGAGEQAPGLLDKVRTEQLARLLGGPAMDSGWGLRTLGAKEAAYNPFGHRSGAVRVQETAVAVAGLAAAGYEKEASSLLRGVLAAAESFGHRLPEMYAGEQRTAGGAPLPHPAACRPAATAAAAGVLLLTTLVGIRPDAPAGTVTLRPVRSAPLGEIGLTGLRVAGAPFAVRVSRLGLALVEEAADGLQLGV, encoded by the coding sequence ATGTCCCTGCCCTCACTCCCCAACGCCTACGACGACGTCCCGTCCTTCCGCAGGTCCACCCAGCCCTCCACCCGGGCCCGCGAGGACAACACCGGCGCTCCACGCACGGACCTCCGCGATCCGACGCCCCGTCCAGCGGGTTCACGCTCAGGGAGTCCGAGCGGCCTGGTGTCCACCCCGACCGGCACGGGCGGCTCTCCGGGGCCGCCTCCCACAGGTGCGGGTGGCCCTTCGGCCCCGCAGGCGCCGCCCGCTGCCCCGCGCCGTCCGAGGGAGCTGCCGCCGGCCCACGCCACGCTGATCTGCGTCGCTCTGCCGGGCCTGGCGATCTCGACGGAGCAGGGCCAGCTGACCGGCACCGGACTGGAGGGCTTCTACCGCGCGGGACGGCGCATGCTCTCGCGCTGTCAGGTGCGGGTGGCCGGACGGGAACCGCTGGCCGTGCAGGCGAGGATGGTCACGGCCGACCGAGCCCGGTTCATGGGGACGCTGCGCATGGCCGCCGACGCCGGGCCGGACCCGGACGTCATGGTCGAGCGCACACGGTACGCGGACGGCACCGAGCGGATCACCCTGCACAGCACGGCCCGCCGCCCGCTGCGCCTGCCCGTCGAGGTGTCCCTGGGCACGGATCTCGCGGAACTGGGCGCCGTCGCCTCCGGCAGCGCCGGCCCGGAACTGCCCGCGAGTGTCCACGACGCCGGCCTCCGCTGGTCCTGCGTCAACGGGCACTCGACCGTGACCGCCCACCCTCCGCCCGCCGATGCTCTGGCCTCTGCGGGACTGCTGCGCTGGGAGTTGGAACTACCACCCGGCGGCACCCGGAGCGTGGAGCTGCGCGTACGGCCGGACGGCGCGGGACCCCTCAGACCGGTGGGACGCGGCGCCACGAGCCCCCTCGCCCAGGTGCAGGCCGCGGGCGACGACCAGGCGGCGCAGACCCTGCTCCACACCTGTCTGGAGGACCTCGAGGCCCTGCTGCTGCGCGACCCGCAGAACCCGTCCGACACCCACCTCGCGGCGGGCGCGCCCTGGCGCTGCGGCATGGCTCCGGCCGACGCACTGGCCGCGGCCCGGATGACGCTGCCGCTCGGCACGCGCCTCGCCGCGGGCACCCTGCGCACCCTCGCACGCACGCAGATCGCGGGCCCGGAAGCACAGTCGGGCATGATCCCCGGCCCTCGCCGGGACGCGGGCGCGCATCTGCCACCGGGCTGCACCGGTACCGACGCGACCCTCCTCTTCCCCGTGCTCCTCGCGGAGGCGCGGCGATGGGGGCTCTCCGAGCAGGAGACCGAGGAACTGCTACCCACCGCAGAGCGCTGCCTGCGATGGCTGCGGGCCGCTGCCGGTAGCGGCACCTATCTGCCCGACCCGCGCCCCGGCGGGCCGCTGCGTTGCGAGACCCAGGCACACGCCCACCGGGCCGCGCTGCTGGGTGCCGATCTCCTCGACACGTACGGCCGACCGGGCGGGGCCGAGTTGAGGGACTGGGCGAGAGAGCTGCGGACGCGGTTCGCGGCGGACTTCTGGGTCGAGGACCGAGGGGGCGGGAGACCCGCGGCCGCACGGACCCCGGACGGGCATCTCGTTCCGCACCTGGGCGCCGGCGCCGCCCACCTCCTCGACACCGGGCTGCTCGGAGCGGGCGAGCAGGCCCCGGGACTTCTCGACAAAGTGCGGACCGAACAGCTCGCGCGACTGCTCGGCGGGCCCGCCATGGACTCGGGGTGGGGGCTGCGGACCCTGGGCGCGAAGGAGGCGGCGTACAACCCGTTCGGCCATCGCAGTGGTGCCGTGCGTGTGCAGGAGACGGCCGTCGCGGTCGCGGGGCTGGCGGCCGCCGGATACGAGAAGGAGGCGAGTTCGCTGCTGCGGGGGGTGCTGGCGGCGGCGGAGAGCTTCGGCCATCGGCTGCCCGAGATGTACGCGGGGGAGCAGCGGACGGCAGGGGGTGCCCCGCTGCCTCACCCGGCCGCCTGCAGACCGGCCGCGACAGCGGCGGCCGCAGGGGTCCTGCTGCTCACCACGCTCGTAGGGATCCGGCCCGACGCCCCCGCCGGGACGGTGACGCTGCGGCCGGTGCGCAGTGCGCCGCTGGGCGAGATCGGCCTCACGGGACTGCGCGTCGCGGGCGCACCGTTCGCCGTACGTGTCAGCAGGCTGGGGCTCGCCTTGGTCGAGGAGGCGGCCGACGGGCTGCAGTTGGGGGTGTGA
- a CDS encoding NUDIX hydrolase — translation MPYDPSDYPPFAVTVDLVVLTVRRHALCALTVRRGEQPFQGRWALPGGFVRPDEDLSQAAARELAEETGLTAHEPSEPAQDNGAHLEQLATYGDPKRDPRMRVVSVAHLALAPDLPAPRPGGDANSARWAPVEELLEQGGYGRDGEPVAPLAFDHAQILADGVERARSKIEYSSLATAFCPPEFTVGELRRVYEAVWGVALDPRNFHRKVTGTPGFLVPTGGTTTRQGGRPAQLFRAGGATLLNPPMLRPEV, via the coding sequence ATGCCCTACGACCCGTCGGACTACCCGCCCTTCGCTGTCACCGTGGACCTGGTCGTGCTGACCGTCCGTCGTCACGCACTCTGCGCGCTGACGGTACGGCGGGGCGAGCAGCCGTTCCAGGGTCGGTGGGCGTTGCCCGGCGGCTTCGTGCGGCCGGACGAGGACCTGTCGCAGGCCGCGGCACGGGAGCTGGCCGAGGAGACCGGGCTGACCGCCCACGAACCGTCCGAGCCCGCGCAGGACAACGGAGCACACCTGGAGCAGTTGGCGACCTACGGTGACCCGAAGCGCGACCCGCGGATGAGGGTTGTCAGCGTCGCCCACCTCGCGCTCGCCCCGGATCTGCCGGCACCACGCCCGGGCGGTGATGCCAACAGCGCACGCTGGGCCCCCGTCGAAGAGTTGCTGGAGCAGGGCGGTTATGGGCGTGACGGCGAACCGGTGGCGCCGCTGGCCTTCGACCATGCGCAGATCCTCGCGGACGGGGTGGAGCGCGCCCGTTCCAAGATCGAGTACTCCTCGCTGGCCACAGCCTTCTGCCCGCCGGAGTTCACCGTCGGTGAGCTGCGGCGCGTCTACGAAGCGGTGTGGGGCGTGGCGCTGGATCCGCGCAACTTCCATCGCAAGGTGACGGGCACGCCCGGCTTCCTGGTGCCCACCGGCGGCACCACCACACGGCAGGGCGGCCGCCCCGCCCAGCTGTTCCGCGCCGGCGGCGCCACCCTCCTCAACCCGCCGATGCTGCGCCCCGAGGTCTGA
- a CDS encoding ATP-binding cassette domain-containing protein, whose translation MIQAIGLTSNPRKELPPAVDDVSFEAHSGRVTALLGNPGAGKSTALKLMLELQRGRGITYFRGRPLHRIAHPAREVGVLLGDVPGHPARTVRGHLRMLCAAAGLPARRADEVLEVVGLVSLREARLNTLSRGMDRRLGLACALLSDPHTLVLDEPADGLSVREGRWLYGVMRAHAHQGGTVLFTTDDPKEAARTADRVLTLEQGRLVADQEVADFSRTRLRPRVAVRTPHAARLGALLTKEARTARRSVEIVREGGNRLSVYGSTCAEIGETAFRHGILVHQLADEIGDMGPMPSLMPPLAEGDPASTESAHGSAQAAQGPVERHQTPADEPQADAAGPGTPAADAPEVNSEPHPAPEPHPDPGPDADPEFRADPEPDADPEFRADPEPHPVPASHADPEPDADPEPHPDPDPAPHADPEPDAAPEPHPDPELRAHPAPHTSPAPHTSPAPHTSPASHTSPAAQAHPGPRAARSSDEGPLPPLPPPITVRRAPSPLRPLCYEVRRAGGVGTVYVTSAAVLVTSALTAVILATIGHTSQPRLLAAWPRELPLPPAAIGAGLLGAIAFGDEFRHPALAADCGTVPRRLGLLLAKLVVAAVTALLLAFLTVGCDLEVLYLVYGSELTSVPADWLSLGASWVGLVVGCAWAGVLAAGVFRSTSAGLAAVVAVPLLVVPAVQKVLEGPAVRNAAGFPMRLRELVLVQWPFGGERYLEAVARAIAQPVGGALVLSLTALLGAYVLTNLRGKVR comes from the coding sequence GTGATCCAGGCGATCGGATTGACCAGCAACCCCCGCAAGGAGCTCCCGCCCGCTGTCGACGACGTGTCCTTCGAGGCGCACTCCGGCCGCGTCACCGCACTCCTCGGCAATCCGGGAGCGGGCAAGTCGACAGCGCTGAAGCTCATGCTCGAACTCCAACGGGGCCGCGGCATCACCTACTTCAGAGGCCGCCCCCTGCACCGCATCGCCCACCCCGCACGAGAAGTGGGGGTACTGCTCGGCGATGTGCCCGGCCACCCGGCCCGCACGGTCCGCGGTCATCTGCGCATGCTGTGCGCGGCCGCGGGGCTCCCCGCCAGGCGCGCCGACGAAGTTCTGGAGGTCGTGGGCCTGGTGAGCCTGCGCGAGGCGCGGCTGAACACGCTCTCGCGGGGCATGGACCGCCGCCTCGGCCTCGCCTGCGCACTGCTGTCCGACCCGCACACCCTCGTCCTGGACGAGCCCGCCGACGGGTTGTCCGTCCGCGAGGGCCGGTGGCTGTACGGGGTCATGCGTGCGCACGCCCACCAGGGCGGCACGGTCCTGTTCACCACCGACGACCCCAAGGAGGCCGCGCGGACCGCCGACCGGGTCCTCACCCTCGAACAGGGCAGGCTCGTCGCCGACCAGGAGGTCGCCGACTTCTCCCGCACCCGGCTCCGGCCCCGGGTCGCCGTCCGCACCCCGCACGCCGCCCGGCTCGGGGCGCTGCTCACGAAGGAGGCCCGGACCGCACGGCGTTCCGTGGAGATCGTGCGCGAGGGCGGCAACCGGCTGTCGGTGTACGGCAGTACGTGCGCCGAGATCGGCGAGACCGCGTTCCGGCACGGCATCCTCGTACACCAACTCGCGGACGAGATCGGAGACATGGGGCCCATGCCGTCGCTGATGCCGCCGCTCGCCGAAGGCGACCCGGCATCGACCGAGAGCGCTCATGGCTCGGCCCAGGCGGCTCAAGGGCCGGTCGAGAGGCATCAGACGCCCGCTGACGAGCCTCAGGCGGACGCTGCCGGACCAGGGACACCCGCCGCCGACGCACCGGAGGTCAACTCCGAGCCTCACCCCGCCCCCGAGCCTCACCCCGACCCTGGGCCTGACGCCGACCCGGAGTTCCGCGCCGACCCCGAGCCTGACGCCGACCCGGAGTTCCGCGCCGACCCCGAGCCTCACCCCGTCCCTGCGTCTCACGCCGACCCTGAGCCTGACGCCGACCCCGAGCCTCACCCCGACCCCGACCCTGCGCCTCACGCCGACCCCGAGCCTGACGCCGCCCCCGAGCCTCACCCCGACCCCGAGCTCCGCGCTCACCCAGCGCCCCACACCAGCCCCGCGCCTCACACCAGCCCCGCGCCTCACACCAGCCCCGCGTCTCACACCAGCCCCGCGGCCCAGGCTCACCCCGGGCCGCGCGCGGCTCGGTCGTCCGATGAGGGGCCGCTGCCCCCGCTTCCGCCGCCGATCACCGTCCGTCGGGCGCCGAGCCCGCTGCGTCCGCTGTGTTACGAGGTGCGCAGGGCGGGCGGAGTCGGGACCGTGTACGTCACCTCCGCAGCCGTACTCGTCACCTCCGCCCTCACGGCCGTGATCCTGGCCACGATCGGGCACACCTCGCAGCCGCGGCTGCTGGCCGCGTGGCCGCGGGAACTTCCGCTGCCGCCCGCCGCCATCGGCGCGGGACTGCTCGGTGCGATCGCCTTCGGCGACGAGTTCCGCCACCCCGCCCTGGCCGCGGACTGCGGCACGGTCCCCCGCCGGCTGGGCCTGCTCCTCGCGAAACTCGTCGTCGCCGCGGTCACCGCACTGCTGCTGGCCTTTCTCACTGTGGGCTGCGACCTCGAAGTGCTCTATCTCGTCTACGGCTCGGAGCTCACCTCGGTGCCCGCCGACTGGCTCTCGCTCGGCGCGAGTTGGGTCGGTCTCGTCGTGGGGTGCGCCTGGGCGGGAGTACTGGCGGCGGGGGTCTTCCGGTCCACGTCCGCCGGGCTCGCGGCCGTGGTCGCCGTGCCCCTCCTCGTCGTACCCGCGGTGCAGAAGGTGCTGGAGGGGCCGGCCGTGCGGAATGCGGCCGGGTTCCCCATGCGGCTGCGTGAGCTCGTCCTGGTGCAGTGGCCGTTCGGTGGAGAGCGCTATCTGGAGGCCGTGGCACGGGCGATCGCCCAACCCGTGGGCGGGGCCCTGGTGTTGTCGCTGACCGCGCTGCTGGGCGCCTACGTGCTCACGAACCTGCGCGGCAAGGTCCGCTGA
- a CDS encoding FadR/GntR family transcriptional regulator: MSTLAHTMMTAARSADSGLAGPGELDRYPYAESPGVDRVGLPAWDGADPELGRVGRRAAGSRGRGLHGQLVQQLGQMIVSGDLGADRPLVPEEIGQRFEVSRTVVRESLRVLEAKGLVSARPNVGTRVRPVSDWNLLDPDIIEWRAFGPQRDNQRRELSELRWTIEPLAARLAAGHGRDDVQQRLGDMVELMGHAMAQGDPLTFSRADAEFHSLLIQLAGNRMLEHLSGIVSAALQVSGGPATGCERPGESTLVHHARIVDALAAGDGGAAEAAMRQVLTVHPEVERVVPAPREH; encoded by the coding sequence GTGAGTACCCTTGCGCACACCATGATGACCGCCGCCCGCTCCGCCGACTCCGGCCTCGCAGGACCGGGCGAACTCGACCGCTACCCCTACGCAGAGTCCCCGGGCGTCGACCGCGTCGGCCTCCCCGCCTGGGACGGCGCGGACCCCGAGCTGGGGCGCGTCGGCCGCCGCGCCGCCGGGAGCCGCGGACGCGGGCTGCACGGCCAACTCGTCCAGCAGCTCGGCCAGATGATCGTCTCCGGCGACCTGGGCGCGGACCGCCCCCTCGTGCCCGAGGAGATCGGCCAGCGGTTCGAGGTCTCCCGTACCGTCGTCCGTGAATCCCTGCGCGTCCTGGAGGCGAAGGGCCTGGTCAGCGCCCGCCCCAATGTCGGCACGCGGGTACGGCCGGTCAGCGACTGGAACCTGCTCGACCCGGACATCATCGAGTGGCGGGCCTTCGGCCCGCAGCGCGACAACCAGCGGCGCGAGCTCAGCGAGCTGCGCTGGACGATCGAGCCGCTCGCCGCCCGCCTCGCCGCGGGGCACGGCCGTGACGACGTCCAGCAGCGCCTCGGCGACATGGTCGAGCTCATGGGTCACGCCATGGCGCAGGGCGACCCGCTGACCTTCTCGCGTGCGGACGCCGAGTTCCACTCACTGCTCATTCAGCTCGCGGGCAACCGCATGCTGGAGCACCTCTCCGGGATCGTCTCGGCGGCCCTGCAGGTCTCCGGCGGCCCGGCCACCGGGTGCGAGCGGCCGGGCGAGTCGACCCTGGTGCACCACGCCCGGATCGTCGACGCCCTCGCGGCGGGCGACGGAGGGGCGGCCGAGGCGGCCATGCGTCAGGTGCTCACCGTCCACCCCGAGGTGGAGCGCGTAGTGCCCGCGCCGCGTGAGCACTGA